From a region of the Hyalangium minutum genome:
- a CDS encoding sensor histidine kinase gives MSPELRHARVLVVDDNAAFLDNLQELLSDAGYEVGVASSCQAARERAKEGFDVSLVDLRLPDGEGTSLAAELKKAMPESEVVLLTGFATLETAMAAVRAGACAYLMKPCAPQELLLTLEQAMRQVRLHGEKRVLARRAQMTEKLAAVGTMTAGLSHEIRNPLNAAALQLSVLERRVRKLPEGQQGPLLEPLGLVRDEIRRLDHILEDFLQFARPREFRPEPVEVEALLRRVGDLLGSQAEARKVKLEVVLPSPISRVLGEEERLRQVLINLTLNALDATPEGGEVRLSASEDSRGIWVTVDDTGPGIPVAVRDRIFEPFFTTKAQGSGLGLPIVHAIVTQHGGTLEVGEAPGGGARFVLWLSKGAPAPAQPVG, from the coding sequence ATGAGCCCCGAGCTGCGCCACGCACGTGTCCTGGTGGTGGACGACAACGCGGCCTTTCTCGACAACCTCCAGGAACTGCTGAGCGACGCGGGCTATGAGGTCGGCGTCGCGAGCAGTTGCCAGGCCGCGCGCGAGCGCGCGAAGGAGGGCTTCGATGTGTCGCTGGTGGATCTCCGTCTGCCAGACGGAGAAGGCACCTCGCTGGCCGCCGAGCTGAAGAAGGCGATGCCGGAGTCCGAGGTGGTGCTGCTCACCGGCTTCGCCACCCTGGAGACGGCGATGGCGGCGGTGCGGGCGGGCGCGTGCGCCTACCTGATGAAGCCGTGCGCGCCCCAGGAGCTGCTGCTCACGCTGGAGCAGGCCATGCGGCAGGTGCGCCTGCACGGGGAGAAGCGGGTGCTGGCCCGGCGCGCCCAGATGACGGAGAAGCTGGCGGCGGTGGGCACGATGACCGCAGGCCTCTCGCACGAGATCCGCAATCCGCTGAACGCGGCGGCGCTGCAGCTGTCCGTGCTGGAGCGGAGGGTGCGCAAGCTCCCCGAAGGTCAGCAGGGCCCGCTGCTCGAGCCGCTGGGGCTGGTGCGAGACGAGATCCGCAGACTGGATCACATCCTGGAGGACTTCCTCCAGTTCGCGCGGCCTCGCGAGTTCCGGCCGGAGCCGGTGGAGGTGGAGGCGCTCCTGCGCCGCGTGGGGGATCTGCTGGGCAGCCAGGCCGAGGCGCGGAAGGTCAAGCTCGAGGTGGTGCTGCCCTCTCCCATCTCCCGGGTGCTCGGTGAGGAGGAGCGGCTGCGCCAGGTGCTCATCAACCTGACACTCAATGCGCTGGATGCCACGCCGGAGGGCGGCGAGGTCCGGCTCTCGGCGAGCGAGGACTCCCGGGGCATCTGGGTGACCGTGGACGACACGGGGCCTGGGATTCCTGTCGCGGTGCGTGATCGCATCTTCGAGCCCTTCTTCACCACGAAGGCGCAGGGTTCGGGCCTGGGGCTCCCCATCGTGCACGCCATCGTGACGCAGCATGGCGGAACGCTCGAGGTAGGAGAGGCGCCTGGGGGCGGCGCCCGCTTCGTGCTGTGGCTGTCCAAGGGGGCTCCTGCACCGGCGCAACCAGTGGGGTAG
- a CDS encoding spermidine synthase, which yields MSRYAFTLFASAFLLFGVQPLVGRFALPWFGGTPAVWTACMLFFQAALLAGYAYAHVVATRLTPRSQVKLHLGLLGLTVVVLAARALWGGSPVAPGPEWRPSGAEGLTGRLLAMLTVTIGLPFFVLSTSAPLLQSWFARVRPGVAPYRLYALSNAGSLLALLSYPFLVEPAVPRGVQGWAWAVGFGIFAVGCAACARELWTAGVATPGESTASEPAPSPQEEGTRPGLGRTLAWLGLSACASVLLLATTNQLSQDVTAGPFLWVLPLALYLLTFILTFERDGLYSRAVFSLLLIGAVAGVTWVLVSGPHTPMSLQLLAYGGALLAGGMVCHGELYRLRPAPRHLSAFYLWVSVGGVLGGVFVSLVAPRVFSTFAEYPLALGACCLVSLLTMLPGFAAEERVERLRRAVRIFLLIFVAVRLTDAVKELQRESLLSARNFFGVVQVLEQGRDKPAEHRFTLKHGAIAHGVQYTESMRRRQPMSYFTPESGLGLAVAEHRRLRKAVGLPPGLRFGVLGLGVGSTAALAEAEDSVRFYEINPQVISLARGQGGYFSYLADTAARVEIVEGDARISLEREQAQGFDVLAVDTFSSDAIPMHLITEEAVALYRGHLATHGVLALHISNAHLDLVPVALAHAKAFAMHATVVVHDPTEDAARSVWVILSPDGEFSWGPTFTHAVARVRRLEWVGTHAVRWTDEHGSVLPLLWRGDWQGEVREFVRAAAQP from the coding sequence GTGTCCCGGTACGCGTTCACGCTCTTCGCGAGCGCCTTCCTGCTGTTCGGCGTCCAGCCGCTGGTAGGGCGGTTCGCGCTGCCGTGGTTCGGCGGGACGCCGGCCGTGTGGACCGCGTGCATGCTCTTCTTCCAGGCCGCGCTGCTGGCGGGCTACGCCTACGCGCACGTCGTGGCCACGCGGCTGACGCCTCGCTCCCAGGTGAAGCTGCACCTGGGGCTGCTGGGGCTCACGGTGGTGGTGCTCGCCGCGCGGGCCCTGTGGGGAGGCTCGCCCGTGGCGCCCGGGCCGGAGTGGCGGCCGTCTGGAGCGGAGGGACTCACGGGGCGCCTGCTGGCGATGTTGACGGTGACGATCGGCTTGCCCTTCTTCGTGCTGTCCACCTCGGCGCCGCTGCTGCAGAGCTGGTTCGCCCGGGTGAGGCCGGGTGTGGCCCCGTACCGGCTCTATGCGCTGTCCAACGCGGGTTCCCTGCTCGCGCTGCTGAGCTACCCCTTCCTCGTAGAGCCTGCCGTGCCGCGTGGCGTGCAGGGCTGGGCGTGGGCGGTGGGCTTCGGGATCTTCGCCGTGGGGTGCGCCGCGTGCGCGAGGGAGCTGTGGACGGCAGGAGTGGCCACTCCTGGAGAGAGCACTGCCTCCGAGCCAGCGCCCTCGCCACAGGAGGAGGGCACGCGGCCCGGACTGGGACGCACGCTGGCGTGGCTGGGGTTGAGCGCGTGCGCGTCCGTGCTGCTGCTGGCGACCACGAATCAGCTCTCGCAGGATGTGACGGCTGGGCCGTTCCTGTGGGTGCTGCCGCTCGCGCTGTACCTGCTCACCTTCATCCTCACCTTCGAGCGTGACGGGTTGTACTCGCGCGCGGTGTTCTCCCTGCTGCTCATCGGCGCGGTGGCTGGTGTGACGTGGGTGCTCGTGTCAGGGCCGCACACGCCGATGAGCCTCCAGCTCCTGGCCTACGGCGGCGCCCTGCTGGCTGGGGGCATGGTGTGCCATGGTGAGCTGTACCGCTTGCGGCCTGCGCCTCGGCACCTGAGTGCCTTCTACCTCTGGGTGTCGGTGGGTGGTGTGCTCGGAGGGGTGTTCGTCAGCCTCGTGGCGCCTCGGGTCTTCTCGACGTTCGCGGAGTACCCGCTCGCGCTCGGGGCGTGCTGCCTCGTCTCGTTGCTCACCATGCTTCCGGGTTTTGCCGCCGAGGAGCGGGTGGAGCGGCTGCGGCGTGCTGTGCGCATCTTCCTCCTCATCTTTGTGGCCGTGCGCCTGACCGATGCCGTGAAGGAGCTCCAGCGCGAGAGCCTGCTCTCTGCGCGGAACTTCTTCGGCGTGGTGCAGGTGCTGGAGCAGGGACGGGACAAGCCCGCCGAGCACCGCTTCACGCTCAAGCACGGCGCCATCGCCCACGGCGTCCAGTACACCGAGTCCATGCGGCGGCGGCAGCCCATGTCCTACTTCACCCCGGAGAGCGGGCTGGGACTGGCTGTGGCCGAGCACCGCCGCCTGCGCAAGGCCGTGGGGCTGCCGCCGGGGCTGCGCTTCGGGGTGCTCGGGCTGGGCGTGGGCTCCACCGCCGCGCTGGCCGAGGCCGAGGACTCGGTGCGCTTCTACGAGATCAACCCCCAGGTCATCTCCCTGGCGCGAGGGCAGGGTGGCTACTTCAGCTACCTCGCGGACACCGCCGCGCGCGTGGAGATCGTAGAGGGAGACGCGCGCATCTCACTGGAGCGGGAACAGGCGCAGGGCTTCGACGTGCTCGCGGTGGACACCTTCAGCTCGGACGCCATCCCCATGCACCTGATCACCGAGGAGGCCGTCGCGCTCTACCGTGGCCACCTCGCGACCCACGGCGTGCTGGCGCTGCACATCAGCAACGCACACCTGGATCTGGTGCCCGTGGCACTGGCGCACGCGAAGGCCTTCGCGATGCATGCGACCGTGGTGGTTCACGATCCCACAGAGGATGCGGCGCGCAGCGTGTGGGTGATTCTCAGCCCGGACGGGGAGTTCTCCTGGGGCCCCACCTTCACGCATGCGGTAGCGCGCGTGCGCCGCTTGGAGTGGGTGGGTACGCACGCGGTGAGGTGGACGGACGAGCACGGGAGCGTGCTGCCCCTGCTCTGGCGAGGCGACTGGCAGGGCGAGGTGCGGGAGTTTGTCCGCGCCGCCGCCCAGCCCTGA
- a CDS encoding sigma-54-dependent transcriptional regulator — protein sequence MAAERILVVDDEDNARRAIGTILGEEGYEVAEASNGVDALSRITDFSPAVVLSDVRMPQMDGLTLLKKAREQGSDATFVMMTAFASVETAVEAMRAGADNYLVKPLDADAVLVILGKALEKRSLRREAESLRDQVRQRARFHNIVGDSPQLQGVYDVVKRAAGTRATVLILGESGTGKELIAQALHQESPRKDKPFIRVHCAALSENLLESELFGHEKGSFTGAAARKEGRFELADGGTLFLDEIGEISPSVQVKLLRVLQQREFERVGGIQTLKVDVRIVAATHRDLAAEVKAGRFREDLFYRLNVVSVTLPPLRERKSDIPPLVNHFLEKYGESYGKQVKGLAPGTLQALLAHDWPGNIRELENAIERAIVLAQGSELTTDDLPPVLRGPRPSGSSSNNLIPGASMATIEREAILRTLEMVQGSTSRAAEILGISVRKIQYRLKEYSSGKTPTTHEAEEESAAESGS from the coding sequence ATGGCCGCTGAACGCATCCTGGTCGTCGACGACGAAGACAACGCCCGCCGAGCCATCGGCACCATCCTGGGCGAGGAGGGCTACGAAGTCGCCGAGGCCTCCAATGGAGTGGACGCGCTGTCGCGCATCACGGACTTCTCTCCCGCCGTGGTGCTGTCGGACGTGCGCATGCCGCAGATGGACGGGCTTACCCTGCTCAAGAAGGCCCGCGAGCAGGGCTCGGACGCCACCTTCGTGATGATGACGGCCTTCGCCAGCGTGGAGACGGCCGTCGAGGCCATGCGCGCGGGCGCTGACAACTACCTTGTCAAGCCGCTGGACGCGGACGCGGTGCTCGTCATCCTCGGCAAGGCGCTGGAGAAGCGCAGCCTGCGCCGCGAGGCCGAGTCGCTGCGGGATCAGGTGCGCCAGCGCGCGCGCTTCCACAACATCGTCGGGGACTCGCCCCAGCTGCAGGGTGTCTATGACGTGGTGAAGCGCGCGGCGGGCACGCGGGCCACGGTGCTCATCCTCGGCGAGTCCGGCACGGGCAAGGAGCTCATCGCCCAGGCGCTGCACCAGGAGTCTCCGCGCAAGGACAAGCCCTTCATCCGGGTGCACTGCGCGGCGCTGTCCGAGAACCTGCTGGAGAGCGAGCTGTTCGGCCACGAGAAGGGCTCCTTCACAGGCGCCGCGGCGCGCAAGGAGGGCCGCTTCGAGTTGGCGGACGGCGGCACCCTCTTCCTGGACGAGATCGGCGAGATCTCCCCCTCTGTGCAGGTGAAGTTGCTGCGCGTGCTGCAGCAGCGCGAGTTCGAGCGCGTGGGTGGCATCCAGACGCTCAAGGTGGATGTGCGCATCGTCGCCGCCACGCACCGGGATCTGGCCGCCGAGGTGAAGGCGGGCCGCTTCCGCGAGGACCTCTTCTATCGGCTCAACGTCGTCTCCGTCACCCTGCCTCCTCTGCGCGAGCGCAAGAGCGACATCCCCCCGCTGGTGAACCACTTCCTGGAGAAGTATGGGGAGAGCTACGGCAAGCAGGTGAAGGGGCTGGCCCCGGGCACGCTGCAGGCGCTGCTCGCCCACGACTGGCCGGGCAACATCCGCGAGCTGGAGAACGCCATCGAGCGCGCGATCGTGCTGGCACAAGGGAGCGAGCTGACCACGGACGATCTGCCTCCCGTGCTACGGGGCCCCCGGCCGTCGGGCTCCTCGTCGAACAACCTCATCCCCGGCGCCTCCATGGCCACCATCGAGCGGGAGGCCATTTTGCGCACATTAGAGATGGTGCAGGGCTCCACCAGCCGGGCAGCGGAGATCCTGGGCATCAGCGTGCGAAAGATTCAGTATCGTCTTAAGGAGTACAGCAGCGGAAAGACGCCCACGACGCATGAGGCCGAGGAGGAGTCCGCTGCGGAGTCGGGAAGCTGA
- a CDS encoding SLC13 family permease, whose product MSAPPSPAVAEALPASPASSPRSWIRPAAAVAGVTASLLVAWLSVDSPIIARSIVIAGVCLTLWLTELVPPFVPTLLLLGATAALLGPLDTSYRLPAVFAWCADPVLALFLGGFTLEVAASRHGLDAAVAQHVVRLAHGSRRLLMMLIIAGVAFLSMWMSNIAAASMMLASLRPLLQSSQDAALRRALLLSVALGANFGGLATPVGTGPNGIAISAAAPYAHVTFVQWMAFALPLTGLMLGVGFFILVVGYKVRGRFELPAAPAQKLSPHARWVLGVFAACATLWLSEPLHGLSAPLVALGAVVALFGTGLLRREDLGKVDWSTLILIAGGIALGRLVEHSGVVATALRGVDWSTWPQLAQAGVLVSLAAVLAALMSNTGTAALLIPIAVQLFPSASMPILVAVGCSFGIPFVISTPPNAMVAGEGGVDSGDLLRVGLPLMVLGCLVVTLTGPWVLRLFGLP is encoded by the coding sequence ATGAGCGCCCCCCCTTCCCCCGCAGTCGCGGAGGCCCTCCCGGCCTCACCGGCCTCCTCACCTCGAAGCTGGATCCGCCCCGCCGCGGCCGTGGCGGGCGTCACCGCGAGCCTCTTGGTGGCATGGCTGAGCGTGGACAGCCCCATCATCGCCCGCTCGATCGTGATTGCCGGCGTGTGCCTGACGCTGTGGCTCACCGAGCTGGTCCCCCCCTTCGTCCCCACCCTGCTGCTGCTCGGGGCCACCGCCGCGCTGCTGGGCCCGCTGGATACCAGCTACCGCCTGCCCGCCGTGTTCGCGTGGTGCGCCGATCCCGTGCTCGCGCTCTTCCTGGGTGGCTTCACGCTGGAGGTGGCCGCCTCGCGGCACGGCCTGGACGCAGCGGTGGCGCAGCACGTGGTGAGGCTGGCCCACGGGAGCCGGCGCCTGCTGATGATGCTGATCATCGCCGGGGTGGCCTTCCTCTCCATGTGGATGTCGAACATCGCCGCCGCGTCGATGATGCTCGCCTCCCTGCGACCCCTGCTCCAGTCCTCCCAGGACGCGGCCCTGCGCCGGGCCCTGCTGCTGTCCGTGGCCCTGGGGGCGAACTTCGGAGGGCTGGCCACGCCGGTGGGCACCGGTCCCAATGGGATCGCCATCTCCGCGGCCGCGCCCTATGCCCATGTGACGTTCGTCCAGTGGATGGCCTTCGCGCTCCCCCTCACCGGGCTCATGCTCGGGGTGGGCTTCTTCATCCTGGTGGTGGGCTACAAGGTCCGCGGTCGCTTCGAGCTCCCCGCCGCCCCGGCCCAGAAGCTGAGCCCCCATGCGCGCTGGGTGCTCGGCGTGTTCGCCGCCTGCGCCACCCTGTGGCTCAGCGAGCCCCTGCACGGTCTGTCCGCGCCGCTGGTGGCGCTGGGCGCCGTGGTGGCCCTCTTCGGCACCGGCCTGCTGCGGCGCGAGGATCTGGGCAAGGTGGATTGGTCCACCCTCATCCTCATCGCTGGGGGCATCGCTCTGGGGCGGCTGGTGGAGCACTCCGGCGTGGTGGCCACGGCCCTGAGAGGCGTGGACTGGAGCACCTGGCCCCAGCTGGCCCAGGCGGGAGTGCTCGTCAGCCTGGCCGCCGTGCTGGCGGCCCTCATGAGCAACACCGGCACGGCCGCGCTGCTCATCCCCATCGCCGTGCAGCTCTTCCCCTCCGCCTCCATGCCCATCCTCGTGGCCGTGGGCTGCTCCTTCGGCATCCCCTTTGTCATCAGCACCCCGCCCAACGCCATGGTCGCCGGAGAGGGCGGCGTGGACTCCGGAGACCTGCTGCGCGTGGGGCTTCCCCTGATGGTGCTCGGCTGCCTGGTGGTGACACTGACAGGCCCTTGGGTCCTCCGTCTCTTCGGTCTGCCATGA
- a CDS encoding universal stress protein, whose protein sequence is MAIVFGTDFSEHASVAALAAAALARRMGEPLHLVHVLDLGSAVSSATLVDAMRREVSARLEQQSGELRKRGIEVKGHLLDGAPDEVLVELAMQVHASLIVLSHHGQRAPRWRIGSVADRVVQAARCPVLVLKAPQPIESWAAGLRSLRLLLGLNFSGPSDAAVAWVRRMRALGPCEVIAAHHYWGADAHARYGLPLSPEAEVTPEAEQALRRDLTARLGDMPGSGSVWVHLQPGLGRPSEALVQLARKEAVDLVVVGTHQRSGTSKLWHGSVSQTVLHDSPSSVLCVPASAAMMRTIPHLRRVLAPTDLSELGSGGVRHAYSLAPAGGTVHLLHVLSPPAGAPPVGTGYVLPEPTSADERAERERLSTELRALIPPEATLRGITSRIELITGRKVSEAICQAAERLDCDVICLATHGRSGLTRALAGSVAQEVLLNGTRPVFIVRPPRDE, encoded by the coding sequence ATGGCCATTGTCTTCGGAACGGACTTCTCGGAGCACGCCTCCGTGGCGGCGCTCGCCGCGGCGGCCCTGGCCCGCCGGATGGGTGAGCCACTCCACCTGGTGCACGTCCTCGACTTGGGGAGCGCTGTCAGCTCGGCCACGCTCGTGGATGCGATGCGACGCGAGGTCTCCGCGCGCCTGGAGCAGCAGTCCGGCGAGCTCCGCAAGCGCGGCATCGAGGTGAAGGGCCACCTGCTGGACGGCGCCCCAGACGAGGTGCTCGTGGAGCTGGCCATGCAGGTCCACGCCTCACTCATCGTGCTCTCGCACCATGGGCAGCGGGCGCCGCGGTGGCGGATCGGCAGCGTGGCGGATCGCGTGGTTCAGGCGGCGCGCTGCCCGGTGCTGGTGCTCAAGGCGCCCCAGCCCATCGAGTCGTGGGCAGCAGGGTTGCGCTCGCTGCGCCTGCTCCTGGGGCTCAACTTCTCGGGGCCGTCGGATGCTGCGGTGGCGTGGGTGCGGCGCATGAGGGCGCTGGGCCCGTGCGAGGTGATTGCCGCCCACCATTACTGGGGCGCGGACGCACATGCCCGCTACGGCCTGCCCCTCTCTCCCGAGGCGGAGGTGACGCCCGAGGCCGAGCAGGCGCTCCGGCGCGATCTGACCGCGCGTCTGGGTGACATGCCCGGCAGTGGCTCCGTCTGGGTGCACTTGCAGCCCGGGCTGGGGCGCCCCTCCGAAGCGTTGGTCCAGTTGGCGCGCAAGGAGGCCGTGGATCTGGTGGTCGTGGGCACGCACCAGCGCTCCGGCACGAGCAAGTTGTGGCACGGCTCCGTCTCGCAGACGGTGCTGCATGACTCGCCCTCCTCCGTGCTCTGCGTGCCCGCCAGCGCCGCCATGATGCGGACCATTCCCCATCTGCGCCGGGTGCTGGCTCCGACGGATCTCTCCGAGCTGGGCTCCGGCGGGGTGCGCCACGCCTACTCCCTGGCCCCGGCGGGCGGCACCGTGCACCTGCTCCATGTCCTGTCTCCGCCTGCGGGAGCGCCTCCGGTCGGCACCGGCTATGTCCTGCCAGAGCCCACCTCCGCCGACGAGCGTGCCGAGCGAGAGCGGCTCTCCACCGAGCTGCGCGCACTCATCCCTCCCGAGGCCACCCTGCGCGGCATCACCTCGCGCATCGAGCTCATCACTGGCCGCAAGGTCTCTGAAGCCATCTGCCAGGCCGCTGAGCGGCTGGACTGCGATGTCATCTGCCTGGCCACCCACGGGCGCTCGGGGCTGACGCGCGCCCTGGCTGGCTCGGTGGCCCAGGAGGTGCTGCTGAACGGCACACGGCCGGTGTTCATCGTCCGCCCTCCTCGGGATGAGTAA
- a CDS encoding CBS domain-containing protein: MKIVSELMTRELVTLKETQNLAVADELLRLNRIRHLPVVREGKLVGLITHRDLMKATGLKCPDPVKQPLWASDIMSRQVRTVGPETPLRDAVKVMLDNKFGCLPVVGEGGTLVGILTEADLVRYAQHLIADLDRMSEAAEYEE, from the coding sequence ATGAAGATCGTTAGCGAGCTGATGACCCGAGAGCTGGTGACCCTGAAGGAGACCCAGAACCTCGCAGTCGCGGATGAGCTGCTCCGCCTGAACCGCATCCGCCACCTGCCCGTGGTGCGTGAGGGCAAGCTCGTGGGCCTCATCACCCATCGCGACTTGATGAAGGCCACGGGCCTCAAGTGCCCGGATCCCGTCAAGCAGCCCCTGTGGGCCTCGGACATCATGAGCCGCCAGGTGCGCACGGTCGGGCCGGAGACACCCCTGAGGGATGCCGTGAAGGTGATGCTCGACAACAAGTTCGGCTGCCTGCCCGTCGTCGGCGAGGGCGGCACCCTGGTGGGCATCCTCACGGAGGCGGATCTGGTCCGCTACGCGCAGCACCTCATCGCCGACCTGGACCGCATGAGCGAGGCCGCCGAGTACGAGGAGTAG
- the thiC gene encoding phosphomethylpyrimidine synthase ThiC, giving the protein MSGASRSLKVDGKVLEGISRGPLPASRKVYVPGERHADVRVPMREISQTPTHQGHRPDSPVTQNPPVYVYDSSGPYTDPEARIDLKEGLAPIRSHWIAARGDTEELPGITSEYGRLREADPRLAGLRFAHRRKPQVAKPGHNVTQLHYARKGLITPEMEFVAVRENLKVEAALSAQHPGQSWGAAIPRKITPEFVRDEVARGRAIIPANINHPELEPMIIGRNFLVKINANIGNSAVTSSIEEEVEKMVWSIRWGADTVMDLSTGRNIHETREWILRNAPVPIGTVPIYQALEKVGGKAEELTWEIYRDTLVEQCEQGVDYFTIHAGVRLAYIPLTAKRLTGIVSRGGSILAKWCLAHHQENFLYTHFEEICEIMKAYDVSFSLGDGLRPGSIADANDAAQFGELETLGELTKIAWKHDVQVMIEGPGHVPMHLIQENMTKQLAICHEAPFYTLGPLTTDIAPGYDHFTSGIGAAMIGWFGTAMLCYVTPKEHLGLPDRDDVKEGVITYKIAAHAADLAKGHPGAQARDNALSKARFEFRWEDQFNLSLDPERARAFHDETLPAEGAKVAHFCSMCGPQFCSMKITQEVRDFAEKSGVVPEKALEAGMAEKSEEFKQTGGEIYR; this is encoded by the coding sequence ATGAGCGGAGCGTCGAGAAGCCTCAAGGTCGATGGCAAGGTGCTCGAGGGGATTTCCCGGGGGCCGCTGCCCGCCTCGCGCAAGGTGTATGTCCCCGGGGAGCGCCACGCGGACGTGCGCGTGCCCATGCGCGAGATCAGCCAGACGCCCACCCACCAGGGCCACCGTCCCGACTCGCCGGTGACGCAGAACCCGCCGGTCTACGTCTATGACTCCAGCGGCCCGTACACGGACCCGGAGGCGCGGATCGATCTGAAGGAGGGCCTCGCGCCCATCCGCTCTCATTGGATCGCGGCCCGAGGGGACACCGAGGAGCTGCCAGGGATTACCTCCGAGTACGGCCGGCTCCGGGAGGCGGATCCGCGCCTGGCGGGCCTGCGCTTCGCCCACCGCCGCAAGCCGCAGGTTGCGAAGCCGGGGCACAACGTCACGCAGCTGCACTATGCGCGCAAGGGCCTCATCACTCCGGAGATGGAGTTCGTGGCGGTGCGCGAGAACCTGAAGGTGGAGGCAGCGCTCTCCGCACAGCACCCGGGCCAGTCCTGGGGGGCGGCCATCCCCCGGAAGATCACCCCCGAGTTCGTGCGGGACGAGGTGGCCCGGGGCCGCGCCATCATCCCGGCGAACATCAACCACCCGGAGCTGGAGCCGATGATCATCGGCCGCAACTTCCTGGTGAAGATCAACGCGAACATCGGCAACTCGGCCGTGACTTCCTCCATCGAGGAAGAGGTCGAGAAGATGGTGTGGTCCATCCGCTGGGGCGCGGACACGGTGATGGACCTGTCCACGGGCCGGAACATCCACGAGACGCGGGAGTGGATCCTCCGCAACGCGCCGGTGCCCATCGGCACGGTGCCCATCTATCAGGCTCTGGAGAAGGTGGGCGGCAAGGCGGAGGAGCTGACCTGGGAGATCTACCGGGACACGCTCGTCGAGCAGTGCGAGCAGGGAGTGGACTACTTCACCATCCACGCGGGCGTGCGGCTGGCGTACATCCCGCTGACGGCGAAGCGGCTCACGGGCATCGTCAGCCGGGGTGGCTCCATCCTGGCCAAGTGGTGCCTGGCCCACCACCAGGAGAACTTCCTCTACACGCACTTCGAGGAGATCTGCGAGATCATGAAGGCGTACGACGTGAGCTTCAGCCTGGGCGATGGCCTGCGGCCGGGCTCGATCGCGGATGCCAACGACGCGGCGCAGTTCGGCGAGCTGGAGACGCTGGGTGAGCTGACGAAGATCGCTTGGAAGCACGACGTGCAGGTGATGATCGAGGGCCCCGGCCACGTGCCCATGCACCTCATCCAGGAGAACATGACGAAGCAGCTGGCCATCTGCCACGAGGCGCCGTTCTACACGCTGGGGCCTCTGACGACGGACATCGCGCCGGGGTATGACCATTTCACCAGCGGCATTGGCGCGGCGATGATCGGCTGGTTCGGCACGGCGATGCTCTGCTACGTGACGCCCAAGGAGCACCTGGGGCTGCCAGACCGGGATGACGTGAAGGAGGGCGTCATCACCTACAAGATCGCGGCGCACGCGGCGGATCTGGCCAAGGGGCACCCGGGGGCGCAGGCGCGAGACAACGCGCTGTCCAAGGCCCGCTTCGAGTTCCGCTGGGAGGATCAGTTCAATCTCTCGCTGGATCCCGAGCGCGCCCGGGCCTTCCACGACGAGACGCTGCCGGCCGAGGGCGCCAAGGTGGCCCACTTCTGCTCCATGTGCGGCCCGCAGTTCTGCTCCATGAAGATCACCCAGGAGGTGCGCGACTTCGCGGAGAAGAGCGGCGTGGTGCCGGAGAAGGCCCTGGAGGCCGGCATGGCCGAGAAGAGCGAGGAGTTCAAACAAACGGGAGGTGAGATCTACCGCTGA
- a CDS encoding DUF4870 domain-containing protein, whose translation MDQQQREQSFLTGSPAPTQDEKTWGMLAHLSGIFASFITLPFLGPLLVMLIKGKESKWVEAQAKEALNFTITVTIVVWIGILGSCLIIPAILALVVGIAAFVLNIIGAMKANNGEMYRYPANIRLLK comes from the coding sequence ATGGATCAGCAGCAGAGAGAGCAGTCGTTCCTGACGGGTTCACCGGCGCCGACCCAGGACGAGAAGACCTGGGGCATGCTGGCGCACCTGAGCGGGATCTTCGCGAGCTTCATCACGCTTCCGTTCCTGGGCCCGCTCCTGGTCATGCTCATCAAGGGCAAGGAGTCGAAGTGGGTCGAGGCGCAGGCCAAGGAGGCCCTCAACTTCACGATCACCGTGACGATCGTCGTCTGGATCGGCATCCTCGGCTCGTGCCTGATCATCCCGGCCATCCTCGCCTTGGTGGTCGGGATCGCCGCCTTCGTCCTCAACATCATCGGCGCGATGAAGGCCAATAACGGGGAGATGTACCGCTACCCGGCCAACATCCGGCTGTTGAAGTAA